The genomic window ACTGCGTCGACACGGCGCGCCGCACCCAGCTCGACCCCTACGTCGCCCCACCGGCGACCCTCTACCTCGGCGACCGGGAGCAACAGCGGTCGGACTTCGACCTCTCACCCGCCAACAAGAGCAAGATCATCGGAGTCAGCGGTCTCGTCCTGGCCGTCACGATCACACTGACCGCCCTCGTCGCCGTCCGTCTCGTCCGCCCCCTGCGCGCCCTGACCGCCGCGGCCCGGCAGCCACCCGAGCGACACGCACGGGTCGCCGTCACCACCAAGGACGAGACGGGCTTCCTGGCCGCCGCCTTCAACGACCTGACCGCGCGCCGGGAACGGATGGAGGCCCAGCGCAAGGCCATGGTCAGCGACATCGCCCACGAACTGCGTACCCCGCTGACCAATATCCGCGGGTGGCTCGAGGTCACGCGCGACGGACTGCTCGACCCCGACTCCGGCCTCATCGCCTCCCTGCACGACGAGGCGCTGCAACTGCAGCACATCATCGACGACCTGCGCGACCTAGCCGCGGGTGACGCCGGCACCCTGCGGCTGCACCGGGAACCGCTGGCCGCGGACGAGTTGATCGGCCAGGTCGCCGCCGCCCATCGCAGCCGCGCCGAAGCCGCGGTCGTACACCTGCGGGCGGAGGCCGACCCCGGGCTCTGGATGGACGCCGACCCGGTGCGCATGCGCCAGGTCCTGGGCAACCTCGTCTCCAACGCGCTGCGGCACACTCCCACGCAGGGCACGGTCACCCTCAGCGCCCGGCGGACGGCGAACGAGGCCGTCCTGACCGTGCGCGACACCGGAGGCGGCATCTCCCCCGAAGACCTGCCCCATGTCTTCGAACGGTTCTGGCGCGCCGAGAAATCCCGCAGCAGACGCACCGGGGGCAGCGGTCTCGGCCTGTCCATCGTGCGCCAGTTCGTCGAGGCACACGGCGGAACCGTCACCGTCGGCAACACCCCCGGCAGCGGAGCGGTGTTCACCGTCCGGCTGCCCCGTGTGCCCGGGCCGGAGGAACCTCAACTGTGAGAGGTCGTCAGGGCGCCCATCGAAACGGCGCCCCAGGGCACACCGCGGCACGGGGACATCTACGACGACGCGACCCAGCAGGTGCACAGCAGCGCGAACGCGAAGTTCTCCAAGAACGGCACCATCCCGGATCACCAGTACCCGAAGCGCGAGTCCCAGACTCGCCGGGCCCTGGTAGAGGCCAAGCAGGCCATCTCGACGTCCCTCGCCATGCTGCAGGCGGCGGGAGGCGCTCCGGGCGGCCAGCTGCTGACGGGACTCCAGTCGGGCTTCCCGGCGTTCCGGGCCGCGACCCCCGAGCAGATCGCCACGCTTCTTCCGCTTCTTCCGCACAGCGCTCGGATGCGTTGCCACCAGTGCGGCCGATCAACCGTCTTAATCCTGCGAAGCTCCACCTCTTGATCTGACGAACCTGGAAGGACACCGTGTGAGCGGGAATTTAGTCCGGGAACTCGCGGTGGTCTCTGCCACCGCGGTCACCACTGTCGGTGCCGTTGTGGGAGTTGGCCAGAGCAGCACCGGCCAGGCGGTGAACGACACTGAAACGACGGCGAGCGGCTCGACCCTCCTCGCAGACATACCCATGGGGCAGCAGGCTCGGATACAAACGGCCTCCTTGACCCAACAGGCCGACGCGCAGTCCTTCGCCGCGGACAACAGCGCGAGGGAGACCGCGGCGGAGGCGGCCCGTAAGCAGGCTGCCAAGGACGCGATCGCCAAGCAGAAGGAGGCCGAACGGAAAGCCCAGCAGAAGGAGGCCGAACGGAATGCCCAACAGGACGCCAAGGATCGCCAGGAGGCGCAGCAGCAGGCCGACCGCTCGCCGACGAGCTCCTCCGGTGTCGCGCCGCAGTCCTCGTACACCGTTGCCCAGGTCCAGGCCATCGCACGGCAGATGGTGCCCGGCAATCAGTTCCAGTGCTTCAGCAACATCGTGGACCACGAGTCCGGCTGGAACCACAAGGCGGTCAACCCCTCTTCCGGGGCCTACGGTCTCGTGCAGGCCTATCCCGGCTCCAAGATGTCGTCTGCCGGAGCCGACTGGCAGACCAATCCGGCCACGCAGATCAAGTGGGGCCTGAACTACATGAACGACCGCTATGGCAGCCCCTGCGACGCATGGGCGTTCTGGCAGGCCAACGGCTCCTACTGAGCCGACACCGGGCGCGCTGAGGCCGCTCGACGCGCGGTTCCTCACCGTTCCACGGTGAGGAACCGCCCCGTGCGGGTCGGGCGGACCGCACTCCGGCCTTCCCCGACATCGCCGCCGCGTCCGCACGGGGTCGAGTGGCTGATCCGGCCGTCTCGGCAAGCGGCCCGGGCCCGGTCGGAGGACTTGCGGACTTACGGATGGAGGCGCACGCGGGCGAGCGCGACCTGATCTTCCTGGACGAGTCCGGCTTCGCCCCGACCATGCCCACCGGCTACACCTACTCGCGCATCGGGCAGCGGGCGGTGGTGCCCCGCGAGGACACCAAGAACCGCCGGGTCAACGTGCTCGGCGCCCAGATCGTGGGCACCACGCCGGACCTTCTCTGGCAGCCCACCTGCGGGAAGATCGACGCCGGGATGCTGCTGGGGTTCGTCTGCGCGGACCTGGCCGGCCTGCCCGGTGGGGCCGCAGCCCTGGAGCTGGCCGCCGACGGCCTCGATGGACAGCTGCCCGTCCGGGCACGCTCGCGGCCGTGCACCGTGGTGCTGGACAACGCCTCAGCGCACACGGCCAAGGCGTTCAAGGGCGCCGCAAGCAGCTGACCAAGATCGGGGTGGAGCTGTTCTACCCGCCACCGCGCAGCCCGGAGTTGAACGACATCGAGTTGGTCTGGCGGCAGGCGAAGTACCAGGACTACCCGCAACGCGCCCAGACCAGCACCGACGCCATCGGCAAGGCCGTCGACCAGGCCATGAACCATCAACGCGACCGGATCCGACAGTCAGCAACGAACCGCATCCAAGCCGCTTAGTCGCGCTTGGGCCAGATCGGGCCCTGGTCGGTCCAGATGACGCCCTTGTTGCGGCACAGGCAGAAGGGGTGGCCGATCGGGTCGGTGTAGATCTGCCAGCCGTAGCCGTTGGGGCCGATGAAGTCCTGCCTCAGCGTCGCGCCGAGGTCGAGGACGCGGCGCTGCTCGGACTCGATCTCGTCCACTTCGAAGTCGAGGTGGAACTGCTTGGGGTGCTCGCTGTCGGGCCACTGCGGAGCGCGGTAGTCGTCCACCCGGATGAATGCCAGTTCGATCTCGCCGAACTGGATGCCAGCCCAGTCCTCGGAGCTGCCTTCCTTGATCGGACGGCCCGTCACCTCGGAGTAGAAAGCCGCCAGCTTCATCGTGTCCGGACAGTCGATAATGAAATCGGTGAGTCGCAGCATCCCGCGATCTTGTCACGGGCTGCGAGCTGGGTGGCCGGTGGTCCGCGGCCCTGCGCTCGGTCGGGCCGCGCCCGTTCACCTGCCGCGCCCAGTGACGCGCCGCCGCGGCTCTCGCCCGCGATGACTCGAAGGTGGGCACCGTCCGGGGGTGTCATCGGATCGGTCACGCCGGGCCGGTAAAAGCCCACTCCCCGTGCCCGACACGGAAGACGACGAACGCGGGGTCGCTGCGCAGGAACTCCGCGCCCTCCGGCGCGGTCACCCGGTCGCGCGCCCTTCCCGGTACATGCACCTCGGCCGTAGAGCCCACCGGGACCCGCACCGACAGCCGCAGCTCCCGGTCCAACCGCGACCAGGACACGGCGGCCTCGCCGCGCACCGTACGGATCGACGTACGGGCCCAGTTCACTCCCGTACGGGCGTCGGGGCGTACGGAGAAGGTGCGGTAGCCGGCGTCCCCGGGGCGCAGCCCGGCCACGTTCTCGTACAGCCACTGCGCGACCGTGCCCAGGAAGTAGTGGTCGCGGGAGCGGGAGCTCAGCGGCCACATCTCCCACATGGTGTCGGCGCCGTTGGCCTGCCAGTACCCCCAGCTCGGATAGGTGCGCTGTGTCGCGACGGCGTGGGCCACGTCCGGGCGGCCGTGGGCGCACAGCACCTTCAGCAGCACGCTCGTGCCCAGGCAGCCGGTGTTCAGATGGTTGCCGCGCGCCTCGATGTCCGCCACCAGACTGTCCAGCACGGAGGCGCGGGCGCCGGCCGGTACCAGGCCGAAGGCGAGCGGAATCGCGTTGGACGTCTGCCGGTACCCGGGGTCTTTCGCCGTGCGGTAGTGGCCCTCGGGGCTCAGGAACGCTTCGTTGAGCGCGGTCCTCAGGTTCTCGGCCGCCTCCCGGTACCGCTTGACGACCACGCCGTCACCCAGCAGTTCGCCCAGTTCGACGGAGTGCAGCAGCGCCCGGTGGAGGTACGCGGTCGCGGTCAGCCGGGTGTCCTCCGGGGGAATCTCGTAGCCGGGCGCCACCCAGTCGCCGAGCGCCGTGACAGCCAGCCCGTCCCGCAGCCGGGACAGCTCCCAGTCGAGGTACCGGGTCAGCGTCGCCCAGTGCTCGCGGGCGACGCGTTCGTCCCCGTACACCCGGTACAGCTCACGGACGACGAACGGGTGGACGGTCGTCCATTCGGGGGAGGGAGCCAGCTCCCGGTAGCCCCAGCCGCCGCTCGGCACGATCACCGGCAGCTGCCCCGCATCGTTCTGGCTGTCCGCCAGATCACCCAGCCACTTGGACAGGAAGCGATGTACCCCGAAGGCGTACGTCATCACCGGCGTGCCGACCTGGGCGTCGCCGGTCCAGCCGTTCTTCTCGTAC from Streptomyces sp. DSM 40750 includes these protein-coding regions:
- a CDS encoding transposase — translated: MELFYPPPRSPELNDIELVWRQAKYQDYPQRAQTSTDAIGKAVDQAMNHQRDRIRQSATNRIQAA
- a CDS encoding VOC family protein, whose amino-acid sequence is MLRLTDFIIDCPDTMKLAAFYSEVTGRPIKEGSSEDWAGIQFGEIELAFIRVDDYRAPQWPDSEHPKQFHLDFEVDEIESEQRRVLDLGATLRQDFIGPNGYGWQIYTDPIGHPFCLCRNKGVIWTDQGPIWPKRD
- a CDS encoding transglycosylase SLT domain-containing protein, giving the protein MSGNLVRELAVVSATAVTTVGAVVGVGQSSTGQAVNDTETTASGSTLLADIPMGQQARIQTASLTQQADAQSFAADNSARETAAEAARKQAAKDAIAKQKEAERKAQQKEAERNAQQDAKDRQEAQQQADRSPTSSSGVAPQSSYTVAQVQAIARQMVPGNQFQCFSNIVDHESGWNHKAVNPSSGAYGLVQAYPGSKMSSAGADWQTNPATQIKWGLNYMNDRYGSPCDAWAFWQANGSY
- a CDS encoding sensor histidine kinase, with translation MTGPDGGTPVPRIPWHKSLLVRLLLTSVAIAVLSVGATAWLAVQLTTRAIQEERGQVLSDDSDILRRLGGYAAAHADWDGVGSTVHTLSRTLDRRIALTTAGGRLIADSAAPGTALPVRASATVDPLRTDTYTEPGAQLAGIDPRAVGPFRLSPAEAETVSKRAQRRAECVAGFGSGGRTRQMPSGRTVVIADNSEAVLSQCVDGVDDPPVPTERKALAALAKLMAGCLPDDWKRLVEADPSMRELFGTDVIPGISGQAAGNGDPQVQNCVDTARRTQLDPYVAPPATLYLGDREQQRSDFDLSPANKSKIIGVSGLVLAVTITLTALVAVRLVRPLRALTAAARQPPERHARVAVTTKDETGFLAAAFNDLTARRERMEAQRKAMVSDIAHELRTPLTNIRGWLEVTRDGLLDPDSGLIASLHDEALQLQHIIDDLRDLAAGDAGTLRLHREPLAADELIGQVAAAHRSRAEAAVVHLRAEADPGLWMDADPVRMRQVLGNLVSNALRHTPTQGTVTLSARRTANEAVLTVRDTGGGISPEDLPHVFERFWRAEKSRSRRTGGSGLGLSIVRQFVEAHGGTVTVGNTPGSGAVFTVRLPRVPGPEEPQL